The Naumovozyma dairenensis CBS 421 chromosome 3, complete genome genome has a window encoding:
- the SPT23 gene encoding Spt23p (similar to Saccharomyces cerevisiae MGA2 (YIR033W) and SPT23 (YKL020C); ancestral locus Anc_2.662), whose translation MITSMQNTVPLKTPPDTVKKDDLNIDPLEATTLDNFIMSASSLLSSLDNNTHQLLPSTNQNSAIIPVESQLFLQSPIQQQQQQQQNGTGTAPGTGAIETRQEQNNNDVTPLRIKSITTAMTYHDSEASPYNTTTSITNQFQKPKAISTSKSTSTSTKGKLTNELRSQIDETFSFGKIESFDTQLQNLTEFIKIDSNQLPFQLQVGNLPKVSRVENQMNINLKLSPTISTSSSSSSPFLKENLLYLPTNTIAKEKFYLQKPLNQYPQDIIEKLLHLEAFVVSIENNTNTFKQIYVCDRCVKREQRRASRRKSGLCDNLLWCQDSNKSVLIFNNKQIIPLIEEENNDSNDSTKQFELSSRIVCYCRHHKSPFGFKILFLIKNFKNEIIAKALTDSIMIIDKKSNSSEELWLNGNNELSVPSDSDIISNFAHPSSYSTINPLNLNHNKTSSFGNNNSDTNNLSMNTYLDNHPYQPTTTNSSSSSSSQILNINMATNNNKIYTNNNNNTMLFPSPNSVSEASSEVNSSTYHNSQPPPPPHQYHQYPHHHHHHHQRKFSTQSSISSINETAPAFSFSSSSISMNNNIDRNMNINNNNNNNVTNFVTNKRVRHNIDDDQFPQQYQQQQQQQMQMQMQMQVQQAHQQNPLTTLYPKTPSFAHLSAEFIHPSFVNQPIVQRIIPSQGSINGGIEITILGSKFKQGQIIKFGENIALSSQCWNETTMVTYLPPSSVAGQVYVTVLNSNNNNNNNNNGNTTNENHLEIPQNYKGVFTYIDDTDKQLIELALQIVGLKMTGKLEDAKNIAKRIIGQENSKFITPQSQPSSSSTSSSSCSSSWCFSDSIYQNKESYEGILCSIIKKSDSSYNLSIRDNVGRTLLHLASHKGYFHLCSNLIYKGARIDSRDSFGFTPLHYACISGNIKIIELLMKCNVADINSKICNGLTARDLFMKNHIHTTEPSNILSLDDIEYILDLFEKYEDGNVISQRNDSNSSFQSSLGLIDYPNNDIITYQNSQSLQRTSNLSSSNEKEHGYEQDNDSLSLLDHDDDNISVIDLIAANNTVNNNNNNNNNNNTLWNRMIHRFNDRELPKYEDLFPNGNLFWDSTNKQSKTSNENVPTLPINNSIIISNNTLTSCQSLTDDIDSPSNDEADDIELFTKSINNFFEHKRRSLKNDKMLLFFWIPLMAVLLSWLFLYSISSNDTIIPRISTMIPKYLRNSLAKIVLGNQRMQSALKEQISNFQTTTRVFQNGIGA comes from the coding sequence ATGATAACCTCGATGCAAAATACGGTTCCTTTGAAGACACCACCGGATACTGTCAAAAAAGATGACTTGAATATAGATCCACTAGAGGCAACCACCCTAGATAACTTTATAATGTCAGCgtcttctttattatcatcactagataataatacccACCAACTCTTACCTTCAACGAACCAAAATTCTGCTATCATACCAGTCGAGTCTCAATTGTTTCTACAATCTCCCatccaacaacaacaacaacaacaacaaaatggAACAGGCACAGCACCAGGAACAGGTGCGATAGAAACAAgacaagaacaaaataataacgatgTAACACCATTAAGGATAAAATCAATCACAACAGCAATGACATACCATGATTCAGAGGCATCTCCTTATAATACAACCACCTCAATCAcaaatcaatttcaaaaaccAAAGGCAATTTCTACTTCAAAATCAACATCTACATCTACAAAAGGTAAACTTACAAATGAATTAAGATCTCAAATTGATGAAACCTTCTCGTTTGGtaaaattgaatcatttgaTACTCAATTACAAAACTTAActgaattcattaaaattgattcaaatcAATTACCATTTCAATTACAAGTTGGAAATCTACCTAAAGTTTCAAGAGTGgaaaatcaaatgaatattaatttgaaattatccCCCACTATATccacttcttcttcttcttcttctcctttCTTGAAGGAAAATTTACTTTATTTACCAACAAATACTATagcaaaggaaaaattttatttacaaaaaccgttaaatcaatatccacaagatatcattgaaaaattattacattTAGAAGCATTTGTAGTttccattgaaaataatactaacaCATTCAAACAAATTTATGTTTGTGATAGATGTGTTAAAAGAGAACAAAGGAGAGCTTCTCGTAGAAAATCTGGACTTTgtgataatttattatggTGTCAAGATTCCAACAAAAGTGTActaatattcaataataaacaaattataCCACttatagaagaagaaaataatgattcgAACGATTCCACAAAACAATTCGAATTATCCTCAAGAATAGTTTGTTATTGTAGACATCATAAATCTCCATTTGgttttaaaattttatttctaattaaaaattttaaaaatgaaataattgCAAAAGCATTGACTGATTCAATTATGATCATagataaaaaatcaaattccTCGGAAGAATTATGGTTAAATggaaataatgaattaagtGTACCATCTGATTCTGATATCATTTCCAATTTTGCCCATCCATCATCATATTCTACTATTAACccattaaatttgaatcataACAAAACTTCTTCATTCGGTAATAATAACTCTGatactaataatttatctatGAATACTTATCTCGATAATCATCCCTATCAACCTACAACTactaattcatcatcatcatcatcatcacaaatcctaaatataaatatggctactaacaataataaaatttatactaacaacaataataatacaatgTTATTTCCATCACCAAATTCTGTCAGCGAAGCAAGCTCCGAAGTGAATAGTAGTACGTATCATAATAGTCAGCCGcctcctcctcctcatCAATATCACCAATACcctcatcatcaccatcaccATCACCAGAGGAAATTTAGTACTCAATCTTCAATCAGTTCAATAAATGAAACTGCTCCAGCATTTTCAttctcttcctcttctatttcaatgaataataatattgacagaaatatgaatattaacaacaataataacaacaatgtTACTAACTTTGTCACTAACAAAAGAGTAAGGCATAATATAGATGATGATCAATTCCCACAACAGTAccaacagcagcagcaacaacaaatgCAAATGCAAATGCAAATGCAAGTTCAACAGGCACATCAGCAAAATCCTTTAACAACTTTATATCCCAAGACACCATCATTCGCTCATTTGAGTGCTGAATTTATTCATCCATCATTTGTAAATCAACCAATAGTACAAAGAATTATACCATCACAAGGTTCTATAAATGGTGGTATAgaaataacaatattagGCTCTAAATTTAAACAAGgtcaaatcattaaattcgGTGAAAATATAGCTCTTTCTTCACAATGTTGGAATGAAACAACAATGGTCACTTATCTTCCACCTTCTTCAGTAGCTGGCCAAGTTTATGTCACTGTTTtaaatagtaataataataataataataataataatggtaatacTACAAACGAAAATCATTTAGAAATACCACAAAATTATAAAGGTGTATTTACATACATTGATGATACTGATaaacaattaattgaaCTAGCGTTGCAGATTGTTGGATTGAAAATGACAGggaaattagaagatgcTAAAAATATTGCAAAAAGAATTATAGGTcaagaaaattcaaaattcatAACTCCTCAATCCCaaccatcttcttcatcaacatcgtcatcttcttgttcttcttcatgGTGCTTCTCAGATTCCatatatcaaaataaagaatcaTATGAAGGAATATTATGTTCcataattaaaaaatcaGATTCAAGTTATAATCTATCCATACGTGATAATGTAGGTAGAACTTTATTACATTTAGCATCCCATAAAGGGTATTTCCATTTATGTTCTAATTTGATTTACAAAGGTGCTCGTATAGACTCAAGAGATTCTTTCGGTTTCACACCTTTACATTATGCATGCATATCGGGGaatattaaaatcattgaattattaatgaaatgtaACGTTGCAGATATTAATTCGAAAATTTGTAACGGATTAACTGCAAGAGATTTATTCATGAAAAATCATATCCATACTACAGAAccatcaaatattttatcattagatgatattgaatatatattggatctatttgaaaaatatgaagatGGAAACGTAATATCTCAAAGGAATGATTCTAATTCAAGCTTCCAATCAAGTTTAGGTTTAATCGATTatccaaataatgatatcatAACATACCAAAATAGTCAATCATTGCAAAGGACATCAAATCTTTCAAGCAGTAATGAAAAGGAACATGGATACGAACAAGACAACGATTCCTTGTCATTACTAGATCATGACGATGATAACATATCCGTCATTGACCTAATAGCTGCAAATAATACAgtgaataataataataataataataataataataatactctTTGGAATAGAATGATTCATCGTTTTAATGATCGAGAATTACCTAAATATGAAGATTTGTTCCCAAATGGTAATTTATTCTGGGATTCCACCAACAAACAATCCAAAACTTCAAATGAAAACGTGCCTACACTTCCAATCAACAATTCTATAATTATTTCCAACAATACTTTAACATCTTGTCAATCATTAACTGATGACATAGATTCACCATCAAATGACGAAGCTGATGACATTGAATTATTCACGAAAAgcattaataatttctttgaacataaaagaagaagtcttaaaaatgataaaatgttattatttttttggattCCATTAATGGCTGTTCTATTAAGTTGGTTATTCCTATATAGTATCAGTAGCAATGATACAATAATCCCAAGAATTAGTACCATgattccaaaatatttaaggAATTCTTTAGCAAAAATTGTTTTAGGTAATCAAAGAATGCAATCTGCTTTAAAGGAACAAATTTCTAATTTTCAAACTACAACAAGAGTATTCCAAAATGGAATTGGTGCGTAA
- the ORC5 gene encoding origin recognition complex subunit 5 (similar to Saccharomyces cerevisiae ORC5 (YNL261W); ancestral locus Anc_1.95) — protein sequence MSSLIPDVLFRDYQVELLESYLLDDPNVSPLNLFIQGYKATGKTYTLEKYFQYHPDDLLHAWIKPLELVSWKPFIQAIARTVQETLQTKYPSVSNNDDRNEKEEDEENLKRLDTLSVEEPYLLMNFLETILSKYATALMEPRSFYLILDGFDSFHDLDTQLIQTIFKLSEILNVSNGGQQLKIKLKFIHIIQDSSFLNRYTSYCLPTIIFPRYNIDELIEILIFSRSKDLLMNYKFTEKCNELLIFNNEEKLSIVINFIQLIIQSFNSYTGNDIYAINDLIDFKWEIYVDGMNSDNISNPLALYKKTLKIFTSTDCSLVQENDNEQQESDTVTTTTTYSISKMSKYLLIAAYLCSYLEPRFDSFLFSLKSELKTGRSSTGRRKKKDINPRFLQASLFSIERLLAIFQNIYPMEMNWKSGSLASLGENSLIRSNVEVFQNLAELDSLKLLATTKNIDLLNHKNKWKVNVPWEIIEEVAKSVDFDINQYFSGIHD from the coding sequence ATGTCTTCTTTGATACCTGATGTATTATTTAGGGACTATCAAGTGGAACTTTTAGAATCTTATCTTTTAGATGATCCAAATGTGTCacctttaaatttattcattcaaGGTTATAAAGCCACAGGGAAAACATATAcattagaaaaatatttccaatATCATCCAGATGATTTACTTCATGCTTGGATTAAACCATTAGAATTGGTTTCTTGGAAACCATTCATTCAAGCAATTGCAAGAACTGTTCAAGAAACTTTACAAACCAAATATCCTTCAgtatcaaataatgatgataggaacgaaaaagaagaagacgaagaaaatttgaaacgATTAGATACGTTATCTGTCGAGGAACCATAccttttaatgaatttccTTGAAACAATCTTATCGAAATATGCAACTGCATTAATGGAACCTAGaagtttttatttaattttggaTGGATTTGATAGTTTCCATGATTTAGATACtcaattaattcaaacAATTTTCAAACTTTCTGAAATTTTAAACGTTTCAAATGGTGGCCAACAgttaaagataaaattgaaattcattcatataattcaagATTCAAGTTTCTTAAATCGATATACAAGTTATTGTTTACCAACTATTATTTTCCCACgttataatattgatgaattaattgagattttaatcttttcaagATCAAAAGATCTTCTTATGAATTATAAATTTACAGAGAAATGTAATGAATTGTTGATCTTTAATAATGAGGAGAAATTAAGTATTGTgattaatttcattcaattaattattcaatcatttaattcataTACGGGGAATGATATTTATgcaattaatgatttaattgattttaaatGGGAAATTTATGTGGATGGAATGAATTcagataatatttctaatcCGTTAgcattatataaaaaaacattaaaaatatttacatcAACTGATTGTTCCTTAGTACAAGAGAATGATAATGAGCAGCAAGAATCTGATACTGTAACTACGACGACCACGTATAGTATTAGTAAGATGTcgaaatatttattaatagcAGCATATCTTTGTTCATATTTAGAACCAAGATTTGATagtttcttattttctctTAAATCAGAATTGAAAACTGGTAGATCATCAACGGGACGtaggaagaaaaaagatataaatcCTCGTTTCTTACAagcatcattattttccattgAAAGATTACTGGctattttccaaaatatatatccaatggaaatgaattggaagagTGGATCATTAGCTTCATTGGGAGagaattctttaataagGTCGAATGTGGAAGTATTCCAAAATTTGGCAGAATTAgattcattaaaattattggCAACTACTAAGAATATTGATCTTTTAAATCATAAGAATAAATGGAAAGTTAATGTTCCATGGGAAATCATCGAAGAAGTTGCAAAATCTGTAGATTTTGAtataaatcaatatttcaGTGGAATTCATGATTAA
- the CWC23 gene encoding U2-type spliceosomal complex subunit CWC23 (similar to Saccharomyces cerevisiae CWC23 (YGL128C); ancestral locus Anc_1.92) produces the protein MSSNLKEIIKEGKDLYEDLEITDALTRRISIQEIKRQYRTLALKYHPDKHPNDSNLIHKFHEISIATNILTDEKLSEEYISWYRVAKKKQLKLHKEDQERHEMINKLNILESEPAHVDVDIRNRNIEMIQKYGETLRKLKHFGIPYGSWKGNVSMEDITKEKQNYNKIIIHDDDDDDXXXXXXXNEEETLNNLRDILQCPEIIGIKQSDPMTGEPMSIDQNEVFLSFANPKKALEALSRLQSNRVCENVMPFINPECFARKDNPIFQQILTLPLLP, from the coding sequence ATGTCATcgaatttgaaagaaattattaaagaaggTAAAGATTTATATGAAGATTTAGAGATCACCGATGCATTAACTAGACGAATATctattcaagaaatcaaGAGACAATATCGAACATTAGcattaaaatatcatcCTGATAAACATCCTAATGATTCTAATCTTATTCATAAATTCCATGAAATTTCCATTGCTACGAATATATTGAcagatgaaaaattaagtgaggaatatatttcatGGTATAGAGTTGCcaagaagaaacaattgaaattacATAAAGAGGATCAAGAACGTCATGAGATGATTAATAAACTGAACATTTTAGAAAGTGAGCCCGCCCATGTCGATGTAGATATAAGGAATAGAAACATTGAAATGATTCAAAAGTATGGTGAAACATTGAGGAAACTTAAACATTTTGGTATTCCATATGGCAGTTGGAAAGGAAATGTTAGTATGGAAGATATTACTAAAGAAAAGCAAAActataataaaatcattatacatgatgatgatgatgatgatgNNNNNNNNNNNNNNNNNNNNAATGAAGAAGAGacattgaataatttgaGAGATATACTTCAATGCCCTGAAATCATAGGAATCAAACAATCAGATCCAATGACTGGAGAACCCATGTCCATTGACCAAAACGAAGTCTTCTTGTCGTTTGCAAATCCCAAGAAAGCTCTAGAGGCACTGTCCAGATTACAATCCAATAGGGTTTGTGAGAATGTGATGCCCTTTATTAACCCTGAATGCTTTGCCAGAAAGGATAACCCTATCTTTCAACAAATTCTAACCCTCCCTTTGTTACCCTGA
- the RAM2 gene encoding bifunctional protein farnesyltransferase/protein geranylgeranyltransferase (similar to Saccharomyces cerevisiae RAM2 (YKL019W); ancestral locus Anc_2.661), with amino-acid sequence MEFNIEDYKDVDRLPITTGLEDELCAIMYTDEYKEVMGIARSLFQSKEFSNRAKRLTSKVIQLAPAYYTIWNYRYEIIESEIKKMSEPDSTNFLNKELSWLDEITLNNPKNYQIWSYRQAIIKLHPNPDLKLEFPIISMMIDDDTKNYHVWSYRKWCILYFQDFSNELTFCDNFIQRDVYNNSAWTHRMFVWKNLNPSKVQIMDELNYLKEKIELVPQNISVWTYLRGLYENFLNDQYDQEIINFAETFINGLFDNTTTLPKIESTYALEFLADIYSRNPETLQNSITAYNALSIKYDPVRINFWNHKLKKLTPCA; translated from the coding sequence ATGGAGtttaatattgaagattATAAAGACGTTGATCGTTTACCAATTACTACAGgattagaagatgaattatgTGCCATTATGTATACCGATGAATATAAAGAAGTCATGGGTATAGCGAGATCTTTATTTCAATCTAAAGAATTTTCTAATAGAGCTAAAAGATTAACTTCAAAAGTAATTCAATTGGCTCCTGCTTATTATACAATTTGGAATTATCGttatgaaattattgaatctgaaatcaaaaaaatgtcTGAACCAGATTCCACAAActttttaaataaagaattaagtTGGTTAGATGAAATAACTTTAAATAATCCtaaaaattatcaaatttggTCATATAGACAAgctataataaaattacaTCCAAATCCGGAtttaaaattagaattCCCCATCATTTCCATGATgatagatgatgataccAAGAATTATCACGTTTGGTCATATAGGAAATGGTGTATACTATATTTCCAAGATTTTTCCAATGAATTAACCTTCTGtgataattttattcaaagagacgtttataataatagtgCTTGGACTCATAGAATGTTTGtttggaaaaatttaaatccaTCAAAAGTGCAAATAATGgatgaattgaattatttaaaggaaaaaattgaattggtACCACAAAATATTAGCGTATGGACTTATTTAAGAGGGCTATatgaaaatttcttaaatgaTCAATATgatcaagaaataattaattttgCGGAAACCTTCATAAATGGATTGTTTGATAATACAACAACATTACCAAAGATTGAATCAACTTATGCTTTGGAATTTTTAGCTGATatttattcaagaaatccAGAAACATTACAAAATTCAATCACAGCATATAATGCATTGTCTATCAAATATGATCCAGTTAGaattaatttttggaatcatAAACTTAAAAAACTGACACCTTGTGCCTGA
- the MCO12 gene encoding Mco12p (similar to Saccharomyces cerevisiae YKL018C-A; ancestral locus Anc_2.658) encodes MSVKSIIHIGFDMTLIAMLLAAIRRDTGLILKYEKFDFSTVIYGYLNWGEHWYTKLVNYCKKSPKFRKLSPTDRFIDDDNTTTIGRIEELD; translated from the coding sequence atgAGTGTAAAGAGTATAATACATATTGGATTTGATATGACATTGATAGCGATGTTATTAGCAGCGATAAGACGTGATACAGGACTTATTCTTAAATATGAGAAGTTTGATTTTAGTACAGTGATATATGGATATTTGAATTGGGGAGAGCATTGGTATACAAAATTGGTAAATTATTGCAAAAAGTCACCGAAATTTAGGAAACTATCACCAACAGACAGATTTATCGACGATGATAATACAACAACGATTGGAAGAATAGAAGAATTGGATTGA
- the SWD2 gene encoding WD-repeat containing protein SWD2 (similar to Saccharomyces cerevisiae SWD2 (YKL018W); ancestral locus Anc_2.657): MSLTISKENLQKFKAVKSFKVQEKELTPITSIGFDDYGQYLLTASANDNMHLYDSVSCRFINTIASKKYGCHSAKFTHAQNECIYSSTMKSFDIRHLNLETNQYLRYFMGHDALVSDIQMSPLNDTFLSASYDESVRLWDLRVSKAQALIPTVVPVCIAYDPSGLVFALGNPESFEIGLYNVKQLKNGPFLIIKIQQQTETTTTTTNNSKKFDQWNKLEFSNNGKYLLVSSSMGKQLIFDAFDGSQLFELTGTKPFPLREFMDSGSACFTPDGDFVLGTDYEGKIALWNLSDQISNKTLKPQTTIQAVPTSSPRTIAFNPKYSMFVTADECVDFYVYDEN; the protein is encoded by the coding sequence atgtcaCTGACGATATCAAAggaaaatcttcaaaaattcaaagCTGTAAAATCCTTCAAAGTACAAGAGAAGGAATTAACACCAATCACATCAATTGGTTTCGATGATTATGGtcaatatttattaactGCATCTGCCAACGATAACATGCATTTGTATGATTCTGTAAGTTGTAGATTCATAAATACAATTGCCTCCAAGAAATATGGTTGTCATTCAGCAAAATTTACACACGCTCAAAATGAATGTATTTATTCATCAACTatgaaatcatttgatATTAGACATTTGAACCTAGAGACAAACCAATACCTTAGATATTTTATGGGTCATGATGCATTAGTTAGTGATATTCAAATGTCTCCATTAAATGATACTTTCTTATCTGCATCTTACGATGAATCTGTAAGATTATGGGATTTAAGAGTCTCGAAAGCTCAAGCACTTATACCAACTGTTGTCCCAGTTTGTATTGCATATGATCCAAGTGGATTAGTTTTCGCATTGGGTAATCCAgaatcttttgaaattggtCTTTATAATGtgaaacaattgaaaaatggtccattcttaataataaaaattcaacaacaaacagaaacaacaacaacaacaacaaacaataGTAAGAAATTTGATCAATGGAACAAATTGGAATTTTCGAATAATgggaaatatttattagtaAGTTCATCAATGGGGAAACAATTAATATTCGATGCATTTGATGGATCacaattatttgaattaacAGGAACAAAACCTTTCCCATTAAGAGAATTTATGGATTCAGGTTCAGCTTGTTTCACACCTGATGGTGATTTTGTATTGGGAACTGATTACGAGGGGAAAATTGCATTATGGAATTTAAGTGATCAAATAAGTAACAAGACATTAAAACCACAGACTACTATACAAGCCGTACCTACTTCATCTCCAAGAACCATTGCATTTAAtccaaaatattcaatgtTTGTCACTGCAGATGAATGTGTTGATTTCTATGTTTACGACGAGAATTGA
- the HCS1 gene encoding ATP-dependent 5'-3' DNA helicase HCS1 (similar to Saccharomyces cerevisiae HCS1 (YKL017C); ancestral locus Anc_2.656) — MNKQLASKFLDAISHERDQDVEITSQLLNSLPLSKLIENGYAISNLLLENIKTGLGGKLYLELSPDNAINDSIVNNGNIKTGDIVLIKPLISHSNKAKHHRNKKAHEHNGDIDTNDTDNIQCDGTIFKISDQQITIALNESSQEPQENITTKLYSFNRLYLLKTTNTITYKRMESTMRKLSEFEGIPSNKIIQYLLNERPFLKQTTSSNNIQFHNENLNQSQREAIKFALINDISIIHGPPGTGKTYTLIELIQQLVERGQRILVCGPSNISVDTILERLNGVLPGNLLLRIGHPARLLDSNLRHSLDILSKSGDAGAIVKDIYHDIDKTISGIKKLKSYKDKRESWKEVKELRKELRIRERKVINDLILEAKVVVATLHGSSSRDLCKLYNDESVTSLFDTLIIDEVSQSLEPQCWIPLISHYKSDISKLVLAGDNKQLPPTIKTEDNKLVQKLLQTTLFDRLVSIYGDQFRKLLNVQYRMNEEIMEFSSNEMYEGKLLADVTVASHLLSDLSGVDSNEDTDIPLIWYDTQGDEFMESVSDSNTNNNNNNNNNNPLASSKFNENEALVVKDHVEKLIASNVPQECIGIISPYSAQVNLLKSLIRTDYPLIEISTVDGFQGREKEVIILSLVRSNDKFEVGFLSDDRRLNVAMTRPKRQLCVVGNIECLQRSQVPFLKKWADWSEENSEIRYPDINDLL, encoded by the coding sequence ATGAACAAACAATTGGCTTCCAAATTTCTCGATGCTATATCTCATGAAAGAGATCAAGATGTGGAAATAACTTcacaattattaaattctttaccCTTATCCAAACtaattgaaaatggatACGctatttcaaatttactTTTAGAGAATATTAAGACAGGTCTTGGTGGTAAACTTTACTTAGAGTTATCCCCCGATAATGCTATTAATGATTCCATCgttaataatggtaatattaAAACTGGTGATATCGTCTTAATTAAACCTTTAATCTCACATTCAAATAAAGCCAAACATCATCGTAACAAGAAGGCCCACGAGCACAATGGTGATATTGATACCAATGATACTGACAATATTCAATGTGACGGTACTATCTTTAAGATTTCTGACCAACAAATTACAATAGCATTGAATGAATCCTCTCAAGAACCCCAAGAAAACATTACCACGAAATTATACTCTTTTAATAGACTATACCTCTTGAAGACGACAAATACAATTACTTATAAAAGAATGGAATCTACAATGAGGAAATTATCTGAATTTGAAGGCATTCCATCAAACAAAATTATccaatatttattaaatgaaagACCATTCTTAAAACAAACAACTTCTAGTAACAATATCCAATTTCATAATGAGAATTTAAATCAATCGCAACGGGAGGCAATTAAATTCGCGTTAATTAATGACATTAGTATCATCCATGGCCCCCCAGGGACAGGTAAAACATACactttaattgaattaattcaacaattaGTGGAACGTGGTCAAAGAATCCTAGTTTGTGGCCCATCAAATATCTCAGTGGATACTATCTTGGAAAGATTGAATGGTGTATTACCAGGAAATTTACTCCTGAGAATTGGTCACCCTGCAAGATTATTGGATTCCAATTTAAGACATTCTTTGGATATTTTAAGTAAATCTGGAGACGCAGGGGCCATTGTGAAGGATATTTATcatgatattgataaaaCCATATCtggaattaaaaaattgaaatcgTATAAAGATAAACGAGAAAGTTGGAAAGAAGTTAAAGAATTAAGGAAAGAATTACGTATTAGAGAAAGGAAAGTTATTAACGATTTAATACTTGAGGCAAAAGTGGTCGTGGCAACTTTACATGGATCCAGTAGTAGAGATCTTTGTAAGCTTTATAACGATGAAAGTGTCACGAGTTTGTTCGATACACTGATCATTGATGAAGTTTCACAAAGTTTGGAACCTCAATGTTGGATTCCACTAATTTCTCACTATAAATctgatatttcaaaattggtTCTTGCCGGtgataataaacaattaCCACCAACAATCAAAactgaagataataaacttgttcaaaaattattacaaacaACGTTATTCGATAGATTAGTGTCTATATACGGCGACCAATTTAGGAAACTTTTGAATGTTCAATATAGAAtgaatgaagaaattatgGAATTCTCTTCAAATGAAATGTATGAGGGGAAATTATTAGCTGACGTTACAGTGGCTTCTCATTTATTATCGGATTTATCTGGTGTAGATTCAAATGAAGATACTGATATACCTTTAATATGGTATGATACGCAAGGTGATGAATTTATGGAATCGGTATCTGActcaaatacaaataacaacaacaacaacaacaacaataatcCCTTGGCATCTTCCAAATTCAATGAGAATGAAGCTCTAGTGGTGAAGGATCATGTAGAGAAACTAATTGCTAGTAATGTACCACAAGAATGCATTGGTATAATATCACCATATAGTGCACAAGTAAAtctattgaaaagtttGATAAGAACAGATTATCCATTGATTGAAATTTCAACCGTAGACGGATTCCAAGGTCGTGAAAAGGAAGTTATAATATTATCTCTAGTGCGTagtaatgataaatttgaagtTGGGTTCTTAAGTGATGATAGAAGATTAAATGTTGCGATGACGAGACCAAAGAGACAATTATGTGTAGTTGGTAATATTGAATGTTTACAAAGAAGTCAAGtaccatttttgaaaaaatggGCTGATTGGAGTGAAGAAAATAGTGAAATTAGATATCCtgatattaatgatttgtTATAA